The Salvia splendens isolate huo1 chromosome 20, SspV2, whole genome shotgun sequence nucleotide sequence GTAATACAAAAAATCTGCGACTATTTATACTAGCATTTGATATCTTTCTCATCTAAAGAGAAGTGGCTTTTAATATCAAGTGAGATTTCAAGATGATCAAATCCGACTTACCAAACACTTGGCCCATTTTTATGACATGAATTAATGTTGTTGAACAACATGATttctaataaatatttatttcacaTATATTTATCAATGAAAATGTTTAGtacaatattataaatttatattggTAATGACATAACGAGAAATGATATGTtacataccttatgtgagcTCCTTATATGagcatcactcttgtttaacgTTCGTtgcgatttatatatttagtttgattctaatacattaaaaaatgttattgaagtttttaatttcacaaaattcataaaaaatcaaaactcgctcgtttattaatttatttaaagttatagagaaaacgagcaaatcgagctttgatttttatgaattttgtgaaattaaaaacttcaataacattttttaatgtattagaatcaaactaaatataaatcgaaacgaacaacgtGCATTAAGCGAGGATGGTGCTCACATAAAGAGCTCAAATAAGGTATATAACATATCAATCCTGTTGACGTAtaattaactaataaatattagtagttaAATATAATTAACTAATGACAAAATAAGAATTAAAGTTCTACAACACAACGCATGATTATAGTTCTACAACTTTAAAAGGGATTTTGATACGGTATATATGACACAAGAGATACGTACAAATACACATTACCTTATATTGTGTGTTCTTTTTCAATACTCCACTTCTGAACTTTGACTTTATTAAATTGCGTAAAAGGATTAggagaaacaaaaaataaacgGGCGATATTCAGATATATGACCAATCAAAAGAGCAAATGAGTGTGTTGAAAACCATATgacagaaaaaagaaaaaatatttcaaaatttcatattaaaatagaaaatttgacAATCAAATAAGGTAGATAGCACAATTTCAAAACGGTACCTCCAGCAGCAATGTTTCCAGTACTAACAGATTTTGCCTCATTATTCAAGTTTCGATCAACCAAAGTTTAGCAAATGGCAGGATATCACAACACACGCCTACTTCGTATATATAACTGACAGACGATTGCTAGCTTATCAGAAAATCATGAATATGGGGTCAGGTGGTAAGAGCAAAGAGGGGAAAATCTGTTGAGTTTACGACGTGCAGAGCTTTGTTGCTtacctatttaccatttatgtagtCGAGGAGCATTTTATCGAGCCCAAAATGCCGGCAAAGAAATTTCTGCAACAACGGTTCGACAAGTATGATTATCAACAGAACAGTTGGATAAAGAATCAATGACATTGTATACTCCACTTCAGAAAAGACATGCTTTGATAGGCAAAGACATCGATAAACCATCTCTTTTGACATAGGAGAATGTAATCGGTTTGTGGAAATAACCTTGGACACAGGAGCCTCAAAAAACTTGGCTTCATAATCCGTCTCAGGTAATCGTATTATCCCGGTTCCATCATGGAACAATACGTATGCAGGAAGTTGGTGCAGACTTCCTGTTATTAGTTAGCCCATCAAATGATCATGAATAGGAATATTATACTAAAGAAATGAATACTATATCGTTATATTATAAACTTAATACTCAAAGAGTTCAAAAAAGCTGATTCCAAACTTCTCAACAACTATGGTCTTTTAATGAAAACGGCTCCTACCAAGGCTGATTCCAAACTTCTCAGCAGCATTTGGAAACAGTCCAAGATCAACAGTTACAAatgataaatttttatttgagaATCTGCAAAAGAAATCAGTCAATGTATTAGGGAATAAGCTAAGAAAATTAATGAAACCTGATGGATAAGGAAATCTAGGAACTCACGTAACCGAGAGTTCAGGAATAAAGGAGCTTGCTCGAACGCAACTGGAAGTAGACAGAGAACGAAATTCCACCTAGAAAAATTGAACAAAGTAAATTGAGTAGGTCTATTCCGGGAAGAAAAGAACCAGcaacattttaaaataatttgtagCAGTAGAATGCCACAGATGATCAAAGTACTAGGAAATAATCAAGCAGTAGTagataaaatgaaatttaacaAGTTCCACCTAAATTAGAATATTAACTCGATATAACAGTAGCATCAACACGAACTTCACGACACTTTATAGTTTATACTAGAACCAACAAGTCTCTTATGATACATGGATTGAAGTCCACAAATATAGGCCCCAATATGCTTACTTCAGCAGAAGTAACAGTTCAGTTTATGGAAGTGATATGATTGTAACTAAAAGTATTGTTCTTCGTATGAAGATGATTCTAACAAGCTTTTCCCCCTTAAGGCTAGAATTATATTTCTTGACCCGTCATTTCGAGAAATAACGGAGTTGTCAATCAGTATCATGTTTTCTGATTGTCTTCAGTATACTAGCTCACTAGACCCCCTCATCAACACCCATCCTTTGTTCTTACACATACCGACATAAAACCATAGTAGTGCTGCCGTTACAAGTAGTgggcgagagagagagagagaacacACCAACCATCCAAAATTTTGACGTGTTCACTTCAGTAAGCACAGTTTCCAACTGGAGCGGTGTCAAAGGACTTGATGCACCTAgttaaagttaaaaaaaacaaagaaaaaatatatgaatAGATGAATTGGAGATATTTATGCTATGCATATTCACAACCTTGAAAGTCCCAAAGGAATTATAAACTTAATGGCagagaaacaaaatcaaaatagaAGAGAAAAGAATGAACTTCATTTGGGTTCTGCAATAAGTTTACCAAATCCTTCATATGCAGGTTGTTGGGCAATGATATATATAACTGTCATAAAGAAGCGAGATAAATGCATTAGGAGTTGAGAGACTTTTAGGAAGAACCAATTAAAGCTGATGACTGCAGACATACCTAAAAATGCTATGGCATACCACAAGGCCAAGTGATAGTCCAGCACCAAAGCAATAGCAGCAAGGAAAATCTGAAGACACACTCAAGTTAATTCCCTTAAATAAAGAGGATAGCATATAAATGAAGCAAAGCAGGCCTACAATACACAGAGTCAAAACTATATGTAATATAAAGATTATTTCACATGATCCTCAATTCTATTCCTCTTGCCCGTGTGTAGCTAAGGAAAATGTGTACTATTTACAAGTAATTCGTGCAGAATGCATGCGACTGTATTCGTATTCTTTCAAGATCTGCTCGTTTAGAATGTCACAATAACACATCAAATCCAAGACAAAAGAAGAAATCAATTTGATACCTTTGCATAAAATAAAGTATCTGATATAAATGCCTCCCAAGATTCCGTTCTCACCACCTGCAAGTTAGCATCGAGAAAATTAAAATCAGCCAGTTAAGAAATGATGATATCCttaatattcaaaatttaaacaATAATGTTGTGACGGAATAGAGCCATTGTGTAATCGATACAAAACAgaaacgtaaagagacacaaaatttaagtggttcaccaacgttgtATTGGCTATGTCCTCGGGCAGGAGACGGAGATCAGATTGTATTCAGATTACAGAGTTGTGTGCcctacttctatataaatagacatgcagattcaaggcatactaacaaatAACAACAGCATCAGTCAGCTCCTATCATTTCCCCACACAAATATACCAAAAGCATGACAACTCCAAACCAAATTTCCAACAGCTAAAACAGAGATGCTTAGATCGACACGAACCCTAACTGTATACCATAAATCAAACAATTCGATCGTAACTAACAAAAAATTAGGAGCCAAAAAAGGAATAATTGTACCTTGATAGCAGCTAAAACACCAAAGGAAAGGAAAGCTTGAATCTCCTGCAATAAACAgccaaatcaataaaaaaaattccggAAAATAATATTGAATCAAATAATCATAAAGTTGAAATCAAATTACTCGGTGAAGAAGATGAGCTGAGCTGCGAGACGAGAGGACTTGCGCGGCGGCGCAACGAACAGGAATGTAGGAGAAGAAAGCCAAGCAATGCAGCAAATAATAGGATTCCGAAACCATACGGTTCATCCAGTGAACTGGATTGGCGTTCTGGCCGATCGACGACATTTCCAAATCCGCAGATCTCTGCTAAATCGGAGATTTTTCGCTTTAGATTTTCTCCTTCGATATTTCTGAACAATGTTTCGGGCTGCAAACGGGCCGGTTTATTAGGCCCATATCAAATACAATGGGTCCAATTAATTCCTTATACGTGGATCGTAACATATATAAACGGGCCTTATATTACCTTCAAAAAATGGATTTCTGTTACAAATTACTGATATTTATACATAACAAAGCTATTCGTATTTTTCAACATAAAATTCGAGTAACTATATAGACATGACTAAACAAATCATATTTCCTCAAGTACGTGTAATTCTTATAAGCGTGTATTTGGGAacatggaattggaattggaggcttcaatttcaattccattgtttggtatcacaaaaatgtatagtatagaattgaaattgaattataattccaaaATTTACAATTCCataatttgaattccatattaaaaagtagaaaattggaATTACAAATAGTCGTAAAAGTAGATAGTCTCACTacccactacacacatttcacacacacaaacatttcacacgtttcacacactacacacactacatgcaattcacacactacacaaatttcacacactacacacatttcacacactacaaaaatttcacacatttcacacactatacaaatttcacacatttcacacacaacacacatttcacacactacataaatttcacacatttcacacactacacacatttcacacactacacaaatttcacatatttcccgcactacacacatttcacactctacacacatttcacacaaatttcacaaatttcacacattacacaaatttcacaaatttcacacattacacaaatttcacacattactcaaatttcacaaatttcacacatttcacacactacacaaatttcacacactacacacatttcacacagtacacacatttcacacacttcacactacacaaatttcacattttacacactacacacatttcacactttcacactttacacactacacacatttcacacactacacacactacacaaatttcacacactacacacactacacacatttcacacatttcacatactacaaacactacacaaatttcacatatttcacactatacacacactacacaaaatacacacgctacatgcactatacacaaaatacacatactacacacattacacacaaaatacatacacgacacaaattttacacaaaatacacacattacacactatACCCAAAATATACACACTATTCACATACCAAAACTTCAAATTTAGTTCAGTTTAAACTTttgtaaaatttcaatttttttattcatatcggaaaaaaaaatctaaacctgcaaaaaaaattcgaaaattggatgcttgaaatgtgtaaaatatgtgtaaagtgtgaactttgtatagtgtgtgtaatgtgtgtagtgcgagaaatatgtgaaatttgtgtagtgtgtgaaatgtgtgttttgtgtgtgaaatgtgtgtagtgtgtgaaatgtgtgtagtgcgagaaatgtgtgaaatgtgtgaaatttgtgtagtgtgtgaagtgtgtgaaatttgtgtagtgtgtgaagtgtgtgaaatttgtgtagtgtgtgaaatgtgtgtagtgtgtgcggtgtgtgtatagtatgtgtattttgtgtgaactgtgtgtgagtgtgtattttgtgtatagtgtgtgtgcacaaatttttcaaattcaatttcatattaattaCTACTTCACTTTACCAAACATAGGATTCGGAATTGAATAAGAATTCAATTTCTTCCGAttcaatttcataaaattccaattcaattccaattccgtgtACCAAACGGAGCCTAAATGTATTTCTCAAACATTAGCTTATAATCTCCCCCTAAATATGTTTATTTCAACCATCTATCATATGATGCTACGTGTTGAAATTAAACATAAGTCATTAACTTTTTCGATTTTTGTGATGCTCTACGTGATGAAATTAACATGATTAATTAGCCCATTTCCCACTAGTCTAAATTATAAGGTTACTAATTGTAAAATCCACGAGGAAAAGAAAGGATAGGTAGGGATGGTATCCCTTCCCTTACATGTGACTTGTTAATCCGCACGTGTGAAGGGGAGGCAGATTCTGATATGTTATTGCGAGTTGCGAagcataaaataataaagacgAAACTGTAAAATGTCATCTTAATGTAAGGAAGTTTCTGGATTTGAGAGGATTAAAAAACTCTTGAATCAGtagtttttatcatttttgagtATTTGTGACTTTGTTGATCATCAACATCTTCATTGTCACGAAGAACATATGTTGTATAAAAATCTTCCACTTTTGATGTTTATTCGTAATTTCATTAAACACAATTAAATCTTTAAAATTGTTACTACTTGCTTTGTAGATGTTATTGAGTTTTCTTCTCAACATCCTAATCACTTATTCCACTCATCTTTTGAGTATTTGCTTCCCTGCAATCAATTACccatttatttgcattttcatTAAGCCGTTTCCATCAACACTTcaaagattaattttttttgagagATCTCATTTGAATTGTCTGCTTTCTCGTGATACCATTTATACACACGTGCCTACAACGTTTAACccttctattttttatttttaccacGGATACTGTCTTCACTTACATAAACTAGACATGCCTACTTTTTCTTTAGGATTGACAAAAGATCTGCATAATTGTTTTGGAGAAGAAATTTTTAATACTTGcattataaaattatagttcGGCCCCTCAATAAATTGAACACTCTATAGTGCACATCGGTATGCAAACCATTTCCACTCAATCCGCTATAAAAGAAATTATGTATTGAATTCGTCACTATACACCTAAACACAACGTTATGACATGGATCAAAACTCAAAAACAATATCATTTTAATATAGtatcaaaattataattacACTAAATAGTATTAATACAGTATGGTGTATAATAAGATAGGagtcgagaacacaaaaatgatTAGAGGAAAGGAATATTGTGTGAATTTCATAAAGACACAATAGTCTCGAAAAAAACAAACTAAGCGAAAACTCATTTCCAAGCCATAATTTCCCTATTCATATTCCAAATTTATAGGCAAGCTTGTCCCCATAGAAGCGCAAATAAacccctcccctcccctcccctcgCTTCTCTCACTCCTATTCTCCCTAAAATTAACACTCTCCTATTTCTATTtccctctttctctccatccCCATATTCCCCCATGGAAACCCCCCAATTCTTCCAATCCGACTACCACTCCTCCCCCTTCCCGCCGGAGAAGCGCCTCTCCGACGCCAAAACCATCGACCATTTCGTCATCGACGACCTCCTCGACTTCTCCAACCACGACGCCATTGGCCCCGACGCCGATGACTCCTCCACCGCCACCCCTCTCCACACCTCCTCCACCCCGTTTGTTCACCCCACCGACGTCGCCGCCCAATTCTCTAATGACCTTTGCGTCCCGGTGCGTTTTTTCGGATTTCATTTAAGCTCATGCAACCTAAAATTCACAATGTTGTTTCTTCGAAAATAGTTTCATCgaaatactagtataattatATTACTTCTAATTTCAAAAATGTGTTACTTTTAATGAAATGTAGTAGTAGTAACTTTTGTTAATGGTTTTTGAGAATTACTATGGTGCCGTCttgcttttttttaattcttgtcTCTTTGCTTATAATTAGCATAAGTTTAATTACTtcattttgtaaattttttgTGACATTAAAATTTACAGTATGAAGATATGGCTGAGCTGGAGTGGCTATCGAGCTTCGCTGACGAATCATTTTCAAGTGAGGATTTGCAAAAGCTACAGCTGATTCAAGGCGTGAAGGCCCGAACCAACGAGGCCCCGCAGCCCGAACCGGCTGCGGTGGTCCTCTCGGTCCCGGCCAAGGCGCGGAGCAAGCGCTCCCGCGCGGCCCCGGGCAACTGGACCTCCCGCCTCATGATGGTGTCACCGCCAGTGACATCAGAAGCCCCTGCCATGTCGTCCTCTTCGGAGTCGAGCGGGGGCAACAAGAGGTCCCCGAAGCCACCGGGGGCCAGGCAGCGGAGGAAGGATGCCCCCGAGAGCTCCGGGGAGGGGCGTAGGTGCCTCCACTGCGCCACTGACAAGACGCCGCAGTGGAGGACTGGGCCCATGGGCCCAAAGACGCTCTGCAATGCCTGCGGCGTCAGGTACAAGTCTGGCCGGCTGGTGCCCGAGTATCGGCCCGCGGCCAGCCCGACTTTCGTGATGATGAAGCACTCGAACTCGCACCGAAAGGTGATGGAGCTGCGGCGGCAAAAGGAGATGGTGCAGGCGCAGCAGCAGTTCCTGCACCACCAGCACCAGGGCGTTATGTTCGACGCTGCCGCTGCCGACGATTACTTGATCCATCAACAAATTGGGCCGGATTTTCGCCAGCTGATTTAGcgctaattaaaatcttttttattttatttattggtaGAGTTCTTCGTTGAGAGGATTTTTGgaatttagatttttttagCTCGTTAATTTTTTAGGACAATTGAATCCTAACTCCTCGAATTTTGTCGGGTTTTAGATTTTTAGATTTGTGAGGACtaattaaaagtgaaaaaagATAGAAGAAGACCGAATAGGAAAGGAGGAAAAAATTAGCGAGAGAAAAGGGGCATGTCCTAAATTGAATTGTATTTGAGcaataataattgaataaattttcgTAATTCGATTTTTCATTATGCTATTTCTGTCTAATATTTGTGGCAAACAATTACTTTTTCCATGCGTTTTTTCAAACTACGATTCATTCATGTCGAAAGCGTCGTGTTGGAATATATAAGATATATGTTGGAGGAGTAATTTAGTTTGAAAGAAGTATTTGAGAGGAGAATGAGTGGAATATATGGAAAATAATTTTGGAGTGATGATGTGGGGAAAGTAAGACAcactctttatttctcaaaCTTCTCAACTTctcaactttttcaacttatCTAAAATGTTACAACTCACTCCTATTTATAGGCATTCTCTTCCTATTTCTAGAATTTacctaataattttatattctaaatatctagatttttatcTATAATATCTATAATCTAGATTATTCTCCTAAAATATCTATAATATCTATAATCTAGATTATTCTCCTAAAATATCTATAATCTAGATTATTCTCAAACTTATTTATAGACAATTCTacaatatctagatatttccaTTACAAAATAAAGTTTAATAATATTCCAACACGTTTGGTCCTCAATTTTTTGCCTTTacctacaaaagaaaaaaacattataaaaaaaGTTATATCAATATAAAGTGACAAGACCATCGATATGTTGAAAGCATACATATTAAATGAACAAAATATGTGCATATGGCCATATAAATCAATCAAagaagaaattttaaattagat carries:
- the LOC121782104 gene encoding GATA transcription factor 12-like, which translates into the protein METPQFFQSDYHSSPFPPEKRLSDAKTIDHFVIDDLLDFSNHDAIGPDADDSSTATPLHTSSTPFVHPTDVAAQFSNDLCVPYEDMAELEWLSSFADESFSSEDLQKLQLIQGVKARTNEAPQPEPAAVVLSVPAKARSKRSRAAPGNWTSRLMMVSPPVTSEAPAMSSSSESSGGNKRSPKPPGARQRRKDAPESSGEGRRCLHCATDKTPQWRTGPMGPKTLCNACGVRYKSGRLVPEYRPAASPTFVMMKHSNSHRKVMELRRQKEMVQAQQQFLHHQHQGVMFDAAAADDYLIHQQIGPDFRQLI
- the LOC121782107 gene encoding thioredoxin-related transmembrane protein 2 homolog, whose product is MSSIGQNANPVHWMNRMVSESYYLLHCLAFFSYIPVRCAAAQVLSSRSSAHLLHREIQAFLSFGVLAAIKVVRTESWEAFISDTLFYAKIFLAAIALVLDYHLALWYAIAFLVIYIIAQQPAYEGFGASSPLTPLQLETVLTEVNTSKFWMVEFRSLSTSSCVRASSFIPELSVTFSNKNLSFVTVDLGLFPNAAEKFGISLGSLHQLPAYVLFHDGTGIIRLPETDYEAKFFEAPVSKKFLCRHFGLDKMLLDYINGK